One Tautonia rosea genomic window carries:
- a CDS encoding DUF3320 domain-containing protein, which yields MSVSPALIAERLDTDRRALLDLSLRNPLLNYRTRRRGLTIVGESPAEIVRILLRDGKRMTFEPALERSEEPVADGEPVEGNGVLELPPIDPTDLTLQTDVPEDQLQDRLLAIDAAARTSVEEMGVNTLFLALGMLNWSEEQNGRKVRAPLILLPVALSRANARDRFRVRFTGEDFGTNLSLAERLRAGFGIELPEIPGADDLDPIAYFDAVDAAVIREKGWTVDRDAVALGFFSFSRLLMYRDLDATRWPEDSGPSGHPVVSGLLGEGIVAAEATIDDDEPLDARLGPLDVRPVLDADGSQMLALVDASQGRNLVIQGPPGTGKSQTIANVIADAVGRGRTVLFVAEKAAALEVVHRRLDAVGLGAACLELHSNRTRKRDVLDDLRRTLQLGRPKVGAAEDDAKVLADLRNRLNTVAEAVNRPIGASGISPHDAAGILLRERAVLGDAVPPPIDVPGMADWSGPEFQAKELLVEQLQARLAAVSGSEAIQAVNWSSRTLWTPSDQSELARLAVAGREATDALEAAAVDLAEALGVAVPTSRARALALAEAVRSPAVGCDPTLFPLDDPSWEERRAELDALLDAGSTLADLHQRFDALVMPEAWDRDLIETRATFNTIGRRWWRWFSGAFRRARFRLATLCRGEPPRSNSETLELVDAVLDAQRARETILEHACLAAHVFGRRWRREASDFAELAEVTRFARRVREDVRVDRLPEGTIAALRDDEAVRRASGLSARVRIALDEHRLALDRLADFAGLNRIDWDEHSFQDVRDQIDLAGHQAERLHALALMNQRAASCREEGLGAVVEAAKSWSEAPRLLATAFRVRWAETLIDRAARERPSLAGFSGDDHETIAERFAAVDVAVLGHNRAWAAAEHWTRLPRRQALAGDLAVLRRELEKKTRHLPLRVLLSQAGRAVQAVKPVFLMSPLSVAAYLEPGQLGFDLVVFDEASQVRPVDAMGALLRGRQAIVVGDDRQLPPTTFFDRLTAGDEGIDEDEERLASASDALESVLGLFLAQGSARRMLRWHYRSRHESLIAVSNREFYDGRLIVFPGPEGDRSARGLVLRHLPETVYDRGGSRTNPEEALAVALAVMDFARAQLAEPDDRRLTLGVAAFSAAQAEAITRRLERLRRDDPSCEEFFAEGGFEPFFVKNLESVQGDERDAMFISVGYGRDADGRVSMNFGPLNGEGGERRLNVLITRARLRCEVFTNLRATDLDRGRSTARGVSSLRTFLHFAERGSFDGMDGTPASSNVQSTFEEVLARAIEEEGYAVARGLGSAESRVDLAVVDRDNPGRYRLGILCDGPSYAAPRSARDRDRIRPAVLRGLGWRLEHAWSADWWHDPSGTLAGLVATIEADPSDPVERPSGPRPASITREELGDDGVDVPAMPPYQVASLDLGPEPVDPMALSSDRLAAWVAEVVRVEGPVHEAEVVRRLADAIGLKRLAGKPKEAIEQAASAPFRDGGGIRRRGAFLWPAELDRPTPRDRSALPTASRRLEWVAPEEVAAAAEQVVADAIRVAPDDLPGAVCRLLGFPRTTDEMRARVALVVDALIESGRLVRHGDRLMIATGTDREDGESKVSDPPSPQ from the coding sequence ATGAGTGTGTCCCCTGCCCTGATTGCCGAGCGGCTCGACACCGACCGGCGTGCCTTGCTTGATTTGAGCTTGCGCAATCCGCTGTTGAATTATCGAACAAGGCGGCGCGGCTTGACGATCGTCGGGGAATCGCCCGCGGAGATCGTGCGGATTCTTCTGCGCGACGGCAAGCGGATGACCTTCGAGCCGGCGCTGGAACGGTCGGAGGAGCCGGTGGCGGACGGGGAACCGGTCGAGGGGAACGGCGTGCTGGAGTTGCCGCCGATCGACCCGACCGACCTGACGCTTCAGACCGATGTGCCGGAAGACCAGCTTCAGGATCGCTTGCTGGCGATCGACGCGGCAGCGCGAACGTCGGTCGAGGAGATGGGTGTCAATACACTCTTCCTCGCGCTCGGGATGCTCAACTGGTCGGAGGAGCAGAACGGCCGGAAGGTGCGAGCGCCTTTGATCCTCTTGCCCGTGGCCCTGAGCCGGGCGAATGCTCGGGACCGGTTCCGGGTCCGATTCACGGGTGAAGACTTCGGCACAAATTTGTCGTTGGCCGAACGCTTGCGAGCGGGGTTCGGCATCGAACTCCCTGAGATTCCGGGGGCCGACGACCTCGACCCGATCGCCTATTTCGACGCGGTGGATGCGGCCGTGATCCGAGAAAAAGGCTGGACAGTCGATCGGGACGCAGTGGCGCTGGGGTTCTTCTCGTTCAGTCGGTTGCTGATGTATCGGGATCTGGACGCGACCCGATGGCCCGAGGACTCGGGACCGTCGGGGCATCCGGTGGTCTCGGGATTGCTCGGAGAGGGGATCGTCGCGGCTGAGGCGACAATTGACGATGACGAACCGCTCGACGCTCGGCTCGGACCGCTTGACGTGCGTCCGGTGCTCGATGCGGACGGATCGCAGATGCTCGCGCTGGTCGATGCGAGCCAGGGGAGGAACCTGGTGATTCAGGGGCCTCCGGGGACGGGAAAAAGCCAAACGATTGCGAATGTGATTGCTGATGCCGTGGGTCGGGGTCGAACCGTCCTGTTTGTGGCCGAGAAGGCGGCGGCGCTGGAGGTCGTGCATCGTCGGCTCGATGCGGTGGGCCTGGGAGCGGCCTGCCTGGAACTGCACAGCAATCGCACGCGCAAGCGAGACGTGCTCGATGACTTGCGGAGGACGTTGCAACTGGGCCGCCCGAAAGTGGGGGCGGCCGAGGACGATGCGAAGGTGCTGGCGGATCTTCGCAACCGGCTGAACACCGTGGCCGAGGCGGTGAACAGGCCGATCGGAGCCAGCGGGATCAGTCCGCACGATGCGGCGGGCATTTTGCTGCGAGAGCGGGCGGTGCTGGGCGACGCCGTGCCGCCGCCGATCGACGTGCCGGGGATGGCTGACTGGTCGGGGCCGGAATTCCAGGCAAAGGAGTTGCTCGTCGAACAGCTTCAGGCGAGGCTGGCCGCAGTCAGTGGTTCCGAAGCGATTCAGGCGGTGAACTGGTCGTCTCGCACGCTCTGGACGCCGTCTGACCAGTCGGAACTGGCCCGGCTGGCGGTTGCCGGGCGAGAGGCGACCGACGCTCTGGAAGCGGCCGCAGTGGACCTGGCCGAGGCGCTGGGCGTAGCGGTCCCGACCTCACGTGCCAGGGCCCTGGCCCTGGCCGAGGCCGTAAGGTCTCCCGCCGTCGGATGTGATCCAACGTTGTTTCCGCTGGATGATCCGAGCTGGGAGGAGCGGCGTGCCGAGCTGGACGCCTTGCTCGATGCCGGATCGACCCTTGCCGACTTGCATCAACGGTTCGATGCGCTCGTAATGCCCGAGGCGTGGGATCGTGACCTCATCGAGACGCGGGCGACGTTCAACACCATCGGCCGTCGCTGGTGGCGGTGGTTCTCAGGGGCATTCCGGCGAGCCCGGTTCCGTCTGGCGACGCTCTGCCGAGGGGAGCCGCCGCGGTCGAATTCGGAGACGCTGGAGTTGGTGGATGCCGTGCTCGATGCGCAACGGGCACGGGAAACCATCCTGGAACACGCGTGTCTTGCGGCTCATGTGTTCGGTCGTCGATGGAGGAGAGAGGCGTCGGACTTCGCGGAATTGGCCGAGGTGACGCGCTTCGCCCGCCGCGTGCGGGAGGATGTTCGCGTGGATCGTCTTCCGGAAGGAACGATCGCCGCGCTGAGGGATGACGAGGCAGTCCGGCGGGCGTCGGGTCTGTCGGCTCGGGTTCGGATCGCACTGGATGAACACCGGCTTGCTCTGGATCGGCTGGCCGATTTCGCGGGCCTGAATCGAATCGATTGGGATGAGCATTCGTTTCAGGACGTGCGCGATCAGATCGATCTGGCCGGTCATCAGGCTGAGCGATTGCATGCCCTGGCCTTGATGAATCAGCGAGCGGCGTCGTGCCGCGAGGAAGGGCTCGGGGCGGTGGTCGAGGCGGCGAAGTCCTGGTCGGAGGCCCCGCGATTGCTGGCAACGGCGTTTCGGGTGCGATGGGCCGAGACCTTGATTGATCGCGCGGCTCGCGAACGGCCATCGCTGGCCGGGTTCTCGGGAGACGATCACGAGACGATTGCGGAGCGGTTCGCGGCGGTCGATGTGGCCGTGCTCGGTCACAACCGAGCCTGGGCGGCGGCCGAGCACTGGACGCGGTTGCCGAGGCGTCAGGCCCTGGCGGGCGACCTGGCGGTCCTGCGACGAGAACTGGAGAAGAAAACGAGGCATCTGCCCTTGCGGGTCTTGCTCTCGCAAGCCGGAAGGGCGGTGCAGGCGGTCAAGCCGGTCTTCTTGATGAGCCCGCTCTCGGTCGCCGCGTACCTGGAGCCGGGGCAGCTTGGGTTCGACCTGGTTGTCTTCGACGAAGCGAGCCAGGTGCGGCCGGTTGACGCGATGGGGGCCTTGCTGCGAGGTCGGCAAGCGATTGTCGTGGGGGATGATCGCCAGTTGCCTCCCACGACCTTCTTCGACCGATTGACGGCCGGTGACGAGGGGATTGACGAGGACGAGGAGCGGCTGGCGTCGGCCTCCGACGCGCTTGAGAGTGTGCTGGGCCTGTTTCTCGCGCAAGGATCGGCGAGGCGGATGCTTCGCTGGCATTACCGGAGTCGGCACGAATCGTTGATCGCCGTCTCGAACCGGGAGTTTTATGACGGCCGCCTGATCGTTTTTCCGGGTCCCGAGGGAGATCGATCGGCTCGGGGCCTGGTGTTGCGGCACCTGCCCGAGACTGTCTACGACCGGGGCGGTTCGCGGACCAATCCGGAGGAAGCCTTGGCCGTGGCCCTGGCCGTGATGGACTTCGCCCGGGCCCAACTGGCGGAGCCGGACGATCGCCGCCTGACGCTCGGTGTTGCCGCGTTCAGCGCCGCGCAGGCGGAAGCCATTACTCGGCGGCTCGAACGCTTGCGGCGTGATGACCCATCGTGCGAGGAGTTTTTCGCCGAAGGGGGATTCGAGCCGTTCTTCGTCAAGAACCTGGAAAGCGTGCAAGGAGACGAACGCGATGCCATGTTCATTAGTGTGGGTTACGGCCGCGATGCCGACGGTCGCGTGTCGATGAACTTCGGCCCCTTGAATGGCGAGGGGGGGGAGCGTCGGCTCAATGTGCTCATTACCAGGGCTCGCTTGCGCTGCGAGGTGTTCACCAATTTACGGGCGACCGACCTGGACCGAGGGCGATCGACGGCCCGAGGGGTTTCCTCGCTCCGGACGTTTCTTCATTTCGCTGAGCGAGGGAGCTTTGACGGAATGGATGGCACGCCTGCCTCGTCGAACGTGCAATCGACGTTTGAGGAGGTGCTTGCCAGGGCCATCGAAGAGGAAGGGTACGCCGTGGCTCGGGGGCTCGGCTCGGCCGAATCGCGAGTGGATCTGGCGGTGGTTGACCGGGATAATCCGGGGCGCTATCGGCTGGGGATTCTCTGCGATGGGCCGTCGTATGCCGCGCCGCGATCGGCGAGGGACCGCGACCGGATTCGTCCGGCGGTGCTTCGGGGCCTCGGGTGGCGACTGGAGCATGCCTGGTCGGCTGACTGGTGGCACGACCCGTCGGGTACGCTGGCCGGGCTGGTCGCGACGATCGAGGCCGATCCGTCCGATCCCGTCGAGCGGCCCTCGGGCCCCCGACCGGCGTCGATTACTCGGGAGGAGCTGGGGGACGATGGCGTGGACGTGCCCGCGATGCCCCCCTATCAGGTTGCATCACTCGACCTCGGCCCCGAGCCGGTGGATCCGATGGCCCTGTCGAGCGATCGCCTGGCGGCATGGGTAGCGGAGGTCGTCCGGGTCGAGGGTCCGGTGCACGAGGCCGAAGTGGTCCGTCGTCTGGCGGATGCCATTGGCCTGAAGCGGCTGGCGGGCAAGCCGAAGGAGGCAATCGAACAGGCCGCCTCGGCACCGTTCCGGGACGGGGGAGGGATTCGACGGCGAGGGGCGTTCCTTTGGCCCGCCGAGCTCGATCGACCCACGCCGCGCGACCGATCGGCCCTGCCGACTGCCTCGCGCCGGCTCGAATGGGTCGCTCCCGAGGAAGTTGCTGCCGCTGCCGAGCAGGTGGTGGCCGACGCGATCCGGGTGGCTCCCGACGACCTTCCCGGCGCCGTCTGCCGATTGCTCGGGTTCCCTCGGACCACCGACGAGATGCGCGCCCGGGTGGCCTTGGTCGTCGATGCGCTGATTGAATCCGGCCGGCTGGTTCGGCACGGAGATCGGCTCATGATTGCGACCGGAACGGACCGGGAGGATGGGGAATCCAAGGTGTCAGACCCCCCATCGCCCCAGTAA